Part of the Arthrobacter gengyunqii genome is shown below.
CCGGTGTCCAGGACGGCCTTAACCGGCAGGTTAAAGGTCTTGGCGAAGTCCAGGTCGCGCTGGTCATGCGCGGGCACGGCCATGATGGCGCCGGTGCCGTAATCGGCCAGCACGTAGTCGGCGGCCCAGACGGGCAGCTTCTCGCCGTTGAGCGGATTCACGGCGTAGCGGCCGGTGAAGATGCCGGTCTTGGTGCGCTCGGTGGACTGGCGCTCGATGTCCGAGAGGGCCTTCACCTGCTCGCGGTAATCCAGCAGGGCGTCCATATTCTCGTCGGTGGTCAGCTCAACTGCCAGCGGGGCGTCGGCGGCGACGACAAAGAAGGTGGCGCCGGCCAGGGTGTCCGGGCGGGTGGTGAAGACGGTGACCTGCTCGGCCGGCTTGTCGCCGTCGGCCTCGATGGTGAACCGGACGTGCGCGCCTTCGGAGCGGCCGATCCAGTTCTTCTGCATCGCCAGCACGCGCTCGGGCCAGTGGCCCTTGAGCTGGTCCATGTCATCCAGCAGCCGGTCGGCGTAGTCGGTGATCTTGAAGTACCACTGGTTCAGCGACTTCTTGGTGACCTGCGTGCCGCAGCGCTCACAGGCGCCGTTGACAACCTGCTCGTTGGCCAGCACGGTCTGGTCCTTGGGGCACCAGTTGACCGGGGAGTTCTTGCGGTAGGCCAGGCCGCGCTCGTAGAAGCGCTTGAACAGCCACTGGGTCCAGCGGTAGTACTCCGGATCGGAGGTCTGGATCCGGCGTGACCAGTCAACGCTGATGGCGTAGCGCTTGAACGACGCGGCCTGGGTGTCGATGTTGCGGTAGGTCCAGTCGCTGGGGTGCGCGTTGTTCTTGATGGCCGCGTTTTCAGCGGGCAGGCCAAAGGAGTCCCAGCCGATCGGGTGCAGCACGTCGTAGCCGAGCTGGCGCCAGTAGCGCGCGACGACGTCGCCCATGGCGAACGCTTCGGCGTGGCCCATGTGCAGGTCACCGGAAGGGTACGGGAACATGTCCAAGACGTAGCGGCGTTCCTTGGAACCGTCGTCGGCGGGCTGAAACACACCGAGCTCGTCCCAGACCGCCGGCCACTTCTGCTCAATGTCCGCAAAACTGTATACGGCCTCTTCAGACTCATCCGTCTGTGACTGCGTACTCACTGTTGTCGCCTCTGTCCTCAAAGAAATCCTGTTGATCCGCGGTTGCCGGTCCGTGCCGGTCCCGCCGCTTAAAACTCAAGTTTCGCCACGCTCTTCCCCAGACACACAAAAGCCCCTCGGCAGGCAAGGGGCTGAGCCACGCACGGACGGTGCGCGGCTACCTAAGGAGGAGGAAAGCGTTCATCTTTCCACTTTACAACAGCCGCCCCGTTGCGGCAGCCGCGCCACAGCCTCATGACGGACTGATCGCATACAGCAGCGAATCCTCCCACTGGCCGCGGATCAGCTTGTGCGCGGGCAGGCGGGCTTCCAGCGCCATTCCGGTTTTCTCCAGCACCCGGGACGAAGCGGCGTTGCCCGGCCGGCAGGTGGCGCGGATGCGGTCCAGTCCCAGCACTGTAAAACCAAAGTGCACGACGGCGGCCGCCGCCTCGGTCGCGTAGCCGCAGCCCCAGCGGTCTGCGGCGATGACATAGCCGACCTCGCCGGTGCCGGCGTCGTCAAGTGTCAGCCCCACGGAACCGAAGGGCGGACCCGCAGCCGGTCCCCCGCCGTCGTGGTCGGACACGGTATCGGACGCGGTGATGGCAAAAGTGAACGCCCGCCGGGGATCCTGTTGTGTCTCCGCCAGGCAGGCAGCGAGGAAATCCCGGCTGTCCTGCGCGGTGTTGGGACCCCATTCGACGTATTCGGTCAATCGCCGATCGGATGCAAAGCGGTGCACGGCAGCTAAGTCTCCGCGGCGGTAGCTGCGCAGGAGCAGGCGGGGCGTGTGCAGTTCCATCCGCTGATTCTGCCGTATCCAGGCGGTATTCTCGGCCGCGACGTATCTTTTGGGCGTGCCCGTGCGTCTACCGGGTAAGGACATGGCGCAATGCCATGCTTTTTATCCAGGCACCGCCTTGGGCGGGGAGAACGAGGGGAAACGGCAATGGCACTCAGGACAGGCACGGAAGTCGAATCGGCAACGGCCTTTGAAGCCCGCACAGCAACAGAGACA
Proteins encoded:
- a CDS encoding GNAT family N-acetyltransferase encodes the protein MELHTPRLLLRSYRRGDLAAVHRFASDRRLTEYVEWGPNTAQDSRDFLAACLAETQQDPRRAFTFAITASDTVSDHDGGGPAAGPPFGSVGLTLDDAGTGEVGYVIAADRWGCGYATEAAAAVVHFGFTVLGLDRIRATCRPGNAASSRVLEKTGMALEARLPAHKLIRGQWEDSLLYAISPS